In Ostrinia nubilalis chromosome 6, ilOstNubi1.1, whole genome shotgun sequence, the genomic window AACGATTTCAATATATCGCTTCTAGTTGTCTCGTTCACTCGTATAAGTGAGTGAAAGGGACGGATGACGTCGAATATATTGAAATAGATTAGAGTACAGTCTAATTCTAACAACACCACATttcatgttattttattttgctaaTGTTAGAGCCACCACCTATAGACGACCGTATTTGCTATCCTACTCAATAAATATCTTGTTTCTattataaaaatgatacttataATTGTTAGGCGATATAACAGTATACCTTATAGATAGATATAGCATGATTTCATATAATATGTTTGTTAGATTATACATACACAATTTTATGAAGACCCACATGAATTAACCCATGCTCCTCCGATGGTACATATATTTCAATGATCCTCCATTGAGAATTTGTAATAAAGTACAATCGTTAGCACTTCCATATTCCACTATAAAAAGatgaattttgaactttattctaAAGTCATAATGTTCAAAACCATTTCGTCGCTCACAAAAATAATCACACGTATGATTTATATTTGTGATATTTCAATAAACATTCAAGTCCCAGCACCATAATGCCACATACAAAATTCTCAATAGATGATCACGATACAAAAAtgcataaaaatacacttaCTCTCATCGTATTCCTGTAAAGTGTGCGACAGTTTCTTCCGTCGCTTAAGGCCTAGTATTATCTCTTTATCTAGAACATATCAATCACACGTTAGATATAACGacacaaacattaaaattaagtacAGAGTTCAAAAAGAAGTCTCGATTCCATTCAACGATACAAATTGATGTTAATTAAATACCAAATACAACCTTTCAAGTAATGCGATTGCAAACTATGTAATATTGACTACAGTTGTAGTGATTATCCAATGAATAAATACACCCTTGAAACATTTGGGCACTTATTCACTCTTTCTTTGGGATCATCAGTTTATACCgttgaaaagaaaaataagacTTTGAAGACAATATTTGGAATCTTTCGCAATTACAGTGTAAAAGGTATCGAAAAATTTGGCATTGGGGACGGGAAGGGAAAGGAATTGTATGTACAGAGTATGCCTAAGTACATTTTGGCTTACTCAAGTGTATGTGTGTGTTTAGTTTCTGTGTTGTGCCGAGCGTCACAGCGAAGTAATGGTTAAACAAATAAGCAGTTTTTGTACGTATTTGAGCCTATTTTTCGATAGCGGTGGTTGAAATTTATATTTACTATAAGACTAGAAAGACTAGTAAGGATATTTTATTCATTAGCCGATTTTATCAGCGTTTATAGCTGCCTCATAGAAGCtttttattaagtacctacactaCAATAAGAATTTAGCTGCCTCAATATTTAAAATAGAATTATCTTTAATAGCTGCCTTCTTTCGAATAGGCCTTTTTAGaaccattttttatttttttattaattttaattctgaAATTTGCTGCCATCTACCGGCGAGTAGTAGCAACTGGTCTCGTCGAACTCTGAAACCGTCGCGTGCGGCGCTACAGCCATATACAGGGCGTAGTGTTCCGCGTCGGTTAAATCGAGATCGTCTTGGAGCTTTTTGAAGGCCGACGCGTCTAATGCGAGGACGCTTTCCGCTACCAAGATGGTGCCGCCATCTGTCGGCGGTAGAGGCGCCAGGCTGGCAGGACGACGAAGAGACGCCTGCGAGCGGTCATCTTCACCGTCACCGTGTAGGGAGATATGTGTGATACTGTCCGCGTAGCTTAGACCGGCTCCCGACGCGTTGTCTTTCAGAGACGTATGCGATACTGAGGATTTGAACTTAGAAGGTCGCAGCCCGGAAACGCTGCTGACCGATCTTCCGACTGGTTTGGACTTCTTCTCCTTTCTGCCTTCCGATTTAACGCTCGGAGCGGGAGACTTCTCTTTTCGCCTAAATAGACGCGAGAAGAACGACCGCTTCTTGACCGGAGGTAAAGCCGGCTCGCTGCGTGCTACAGACAACTCAGTGCGATCACGGCGCAGGACCTCAGGGTTTCTAGTAACAGGTATTTGGCGGCCCGGCTTGAGGATGCTGTCAACTGAGGTCTGGCTCGTCTTAAACGGTTCCGTCGAGGGTTTGCGGACGCGTTTCGGGGGCAACGGGGGggctttatcatcatcatcggtGTCGCGTTTGAGCGGCGCAAACTCTATAATCGGGCCGCGGTAGCTGTGGACTTGGACGTCCTCGTATGGAAGCGATTCCGGCTCAGTTATTGTTATTGGGTTTTTGAAGGCGAGTTGGAGACTGGTGTAGGTTCCAGCGTCGTTGAAGTCTTCCATGTCGTCGTCTGTTTGCATTGACGTGATGTTTTCTAAACGCGTGCGATTCTCGGTGTAAATCTCGTCGAGCTCCGCGACTTGATCGAGGAGATCGTCGAGGCTTTTTTCGTTGGAATCGGGGAGGAGCGCTTCTGAGGCGTCGCCGTTTGTGTCGAGGGGCGTGGTATGGTCAGAATAAGAGTCGCTGGTGGAGCTGACGAGTGCGTCTTTGTCGCGGTTGTTGTTGTTTGTGTCTGTAGGGTTAGGGGCGGGATTTGGGGCGGGGTTTGTGTCTGACAGTAGTAGCGCGAGGGAGGCGAGGTCGGGCAGCGGCTTACGGGTACCTTGCACGTTGGGGATGTACTCGAAGCTGTAGGCGTTGCTCTTGGCGCCGTCCGACAGCCGCTGCAGCTGGAACTGGACCTGAAATGGGGCGAGGAGTTCATATTATGCgtctcttatgcccgttttcaccatcaatccctaatttttaagtgacacataagacgaattttgttttcataggggtcacttaaaaattagggattgatggtgaaaacgggcattaatgtcATATACATACAAGCATTTTAGGAGAACCGACATAGACGGCAGAATTGTCAAATTTATGTGATAGTAGGCGAGGAATAGCTCGGTAGAACTGATGGACGTTGGGGGGTAGATCCGCCGATTTTATTCCGCgggatttattttacgttttttgaaaaacttaacagggatgcgtgcaaactagcttaaactgaaaggttaagcaataagctttttagatcagtgtgaggcccttagattcaatcgtgattttagaagtaacaagcgtccaaatattttttcacaaaatggtaatgacgttttcctaatggtaatgattttattaaaatggtaatgatcttatgttaatggtgatgacgaaatatattttatagtaatacattaaattaaaattacttaaaaactaaaatttaaatataattgtttagctaaacaccaattttatctatgttattttcctagctaagcacgtacctattaaagaatgggttggaaataaaaataaatgtattcaatattttaatgaatttattgaatttggaacaatacggacattagttaatttttttttacgttcctaatattattcagaatcagaaaaaatatatatttacaccaatgaggattttgattgaaaaatatgcctaggtactcttacttagacttacacaatagtcaacatacaagaaatgaataaaaaaacgtcttttcgtaaactaataaaaaaccttctcatttaaaaacaaagcttaaagaacaatgggacaaaacgtccccagaactgtagcactttaatacctaccttgtatgatagaccatgctaatacccgaccgatctctctagctacaatcacggcaaaggtccttgacagtgtgcttgactctctactagataaatatttaaaatcacataatgctcaattcgggtttaagcctggactgtcgaccgagagcgccatccttagtcttaagcacactgtcaggtactacacggatcaggggacttccatttacgcatgcttcctcgacctctccaaggcgttcgatcttgtgtcttatgacatcctttgggataagatgaggaggcagggcgtcccgtcagaagtatcacaaatattccattattagtatgctaaccagattaacagcgtaagatgggctaacgttttttctgaggagtatgggttgcagtgcggggtgagacagggtgggctgacgtctcccaagcttttcaacctatacgtaaatgacctcattgttgcccttagcagtatgcgtatcggatgctgggtagatggtgtttgtatcaacaacataagctacgctgatgatatggtactgctggcgccaacaatgggggctctcagaaagatggtgggtgtgtgtgaagcgtatgctaaatgccatggcttatttgtataatgtgaagaagagcgaatacatggtatttaaggccgccagtaaatgtccaaacgtggtacccgacctcttgctgaatggggtaaagttaaacagagtcactaaatttaaatatctcggacactacgttactgatgaccttaaagatcatgttgatatcgagagggaacgaagggcgctggcagtaaggtgtaatatgttggctcgcaggtttgcccgatgtaatgaccatgtcaagatcactctgtttaaagcatactgtcagagtctatacacgggaaacctatggaccacgtactcgcagaaatcgcttggcgtccttcgggtccaatataacaacggtttcagggtgctgttgggcttgcctcgcttctgcagtgcttcggaaatgtttgctcagtcgcatactgacggcttctttgctgtcctatgcaagaagactgcctcgttgctcagtaggatacgggcgagccccaacagtatcctgaagaccgtggcggagaggtacgactctcctattatccgacatttccttcggctacttcttaccgaacgggttggataattagtggtatgttataataagtaaattactaacatagttgtataaggcacccatttactaaccatgtggatcattgttatctttaaatgaataaattgaattgaatactataattttattatatgacagctcaagtgtgacatgtctcagaaaagttatatcaaaaataaaaattcataagcaaccctgaaaaaatacatacaaaatcacttttgaccaacttcaaagggcacgacagcttgaccccgggacaattcgacccctgtgacaactcgacccctgctacaactcaaaccctgcgacaacttgatttttttcaacactcaacacttttaacttacttcaaaataatggtttcacgactgctggacagtggcggcgtagcatgggttgccacccggggcatagcacagcacagcatcccccgtcataagtccttaatgtaagtaagttgggtatacatatagtggggaggtaagacaccccaaaatggtctggtgcaccccctcttttgggttaccgattgaatgaatgaaaggtgttagttcgaatgagctatatgatactaatcgcaacacccccccccccccccaatcaTGGCATATCCTCGTTATActagcgccagtgagtactaatctg contains:
- the LOC135072739 gene encoding embryonic polarity protein dorsal isoform X4, coding for MAQAPAPYAYIIEQPAPKSLRFRYECEGRSAGSIPGVNSTQENKTFPTIKVCGYKGCMVIVVSCVTKEEPYKPHPHNLVGRDCQMGVCTVKVRTEGDADACQVQFKNLGIQCVKRRDIADALRTRQELRVNPFKTGYAHRSQPQSIDLNAVRLCFQVFLTDDAYKVQRALPPVVSDVIYDKKAMSDLLIVRSSHCSGSVKGGTTVILLCEKVTREDTEVWFFLEENGAVVWSERGHIDYVHKQLAIVLKTPPYRDQRLDHHVTVQFQLQRLSDGAKSNAYSFEYIPNVQGTRKPLPDLASLALLLSDTNPAPNPAPNPTDTNNNNRDKDALVSSTSDSYSDHTTPLDTNGDASEALLPDSNEKSLDDLLDQVAELDEIYTENRTRLENITSMQTDDDMEDFNDAGTYTSLQLAFKNPITITEPESLPYEDVQVHSYRGPIIEFAPLKRDTDDDDKAPPLPPKRVRKPSTEPFKTSQTSVDSILKPGRQIPVTRNPEVLRRDRTELSVARSEPALPPVKKRSFFSRLFRRKEKSPAPSVKSEGRKEKKSKPVGRSVSSVSGLRPSKFKSSVSHTSLKDNASGAGLSYADSITHISLHGDGEDDRSQASLRRPASLAPLPPTDGGTILVAESVLALDASAFKKLQDDLDLTDAEHYALYMAVAPHATVSEFDETSCYYSPVDGSKFQN
- the LOC135072739 gene encoding embryonic polarity protein dorsal isoform X1; protein product: MAQSVAEWGLGRLYLNSVPLFIGVAPDAVVVHNAGDQSAHLSDVFEVISQADPSFGAGAAGDAHGIMAQAPAPYAYIIEQPAPKSLRFRYECEGRSAGSIPGVNSTQENKTFPTIKVCGYKGCMVIVVSCVTKEEPYKPHPHNLVGRDCQMGVCTVKVRTEGDADACQVQFKNLGIQCVKRRDIADALRTRQELRVNPFKTGYAHRSQPQSIDLNAVRLCFQVFLTDDAYKVQRALPPVVSDVIYDKKAMSDLLIVRSSHCSGSVKGGTTVILLCEKVTREDTEVWFFLEENGAVVWSERGHIDYVHKQLAIVLKTPPYRDQRLDHHVTVQFQLQRLSDGAKSNAYSFEYIPNVQGTRKPLPDLASLALLLSDTNPAPNPAPNPTDTNNNNRDKDALVSSTSDSYSDHTTPLDTNGDASEALLPDSNEKSLDDLLDQVAELDEIYTENRTRLENITSMQTDDDMEDFNDAGTYTSLQLAFKNPITITEPESLPYEDVQVHSYRGPIIEFAPLKRDTDDDDKAPPLPPKRVRKPSTEPFKTSQTSVDSILKPGRQIPVTRNPEVLRRDRTELSVARSEPALPPVKKRSFFSRLFRRKEKSPAPSVKSEGRKEKKSKPVGRSVSSVSGLRPSKFKSSVSHTSLKDNASGAGLSYADSITHISLHGDGEDDRSQASLRRPASLAPLPPTDGGTILVAESVLALDASAFKKLQDDLDLTDAEHYALYMAVAPHATVSEFDETSCYYSPVDGSKFQN
- the LOC135072739 gene encoding embryonic polarity protein dorsal isoform X3, with the translated sequence MDVGGGVAPDAVVVHNAGDQSAHLSDVFEVISQADPSFGAGAAGDAHGIMAQAPAPYAYIIEQPAPKSLRFRYECEGRSAGSIPGVNSTQENKTFPTIKVCGYKGCMVIVVSCVTKEEPYKPHPHNLVGRDCQMGVCTVKVRTEGDADACQVQFKNLGIQCVKRRDIADALRTRQELRVNPFKTGYAHRSQPQSIDLNAVRLCFQVFLTDDAYKVQRALPPVVSDVIYDKKAMSDLLIVRSSHCSGSVKGGTTVILLCEKVTREDTEVWFFLEENGAVVWSERGHIDYVHKQLAIVLKTPPYRDQRLDHHVTVQFQLQRLSDGAKSNAYSFEYIPNVQGTRKPLPDLASLALLLSDTNPAPNPAPNPTDTNNNNRDKDALVSSTSDSYSDHTTPLDTNGDASEALLPDSNEKSLDDLLDQVAELDEIYTENRTRLENITSMQTDDDMEDFNDAGTYTSLQLAFKNPITITEPESLPYEDVQVHSYRGPIIEFAPLKRDTDDDDKAPPLPPKRVRKPSTEPFKTSQTSVDSILKPGRQIPVTRNPEVLRRDRTELSVARSEPALPPVKKRSFFSRLFRRKEKSPAPSVKSEGRKEKKSKPVGRSVSSVSGLRPSKFKSSVSHTSLKDNASGAGLSYADSITHISLHGDGEDDRSQASLRRPASLAPLPPTDGGTILVAESVLALDASAFKKLQDDLDLTDAEHYALYMAVAPHATVSEFDETSCYYSPVDGSKFQN
- the LOC135072739 gene encoding embryonic polarity protein dorsal isoform X2, which encodes MDVGGEGVAPDAVVVHNAGDQSAHLSDVFEVISQADPSFGAGAAGDAHGIMAQAPAPYAYIIEQPAPKSLRFRYECEGRSAGSIPGVNSTQENKTFPTIKVCGYKGCMVIVVSCVTKEEPYKPHPHNLVGRDCQMGVCTVKVRTEGDADACQVQFKNLGIQCVKRRDIADALRTRQELRVNPFKTGYAHRSQPQSIDLNAVRLCFQVFLTDDAYKVQRALPPVVSDVIYDKKAMSDLLIVRSSHCSGSVKGGTTVILLCEKVTREDTEVWFFLEENGAVVWSERGHIDYVHKQLAIVLKTPPYRDQRLDHHVTVQFQLQRLSDGAKSNAYSFEYIPNVQGTRKPLPDLASLALLLSDTNPAPNPAPNPTDTNNNNRDKDALVSSTSDSYSDHTTPLDTNGDASEALLPDSNEKSLDDLLDQVAELDEIYTENRTRLENITSMQTDDDMEDFNDAGTYTSLQLAFKNPITITEPESLPYEDVQVHSYRGPIIEFAPLKRDTDDDDKAPPLPPKRVRKPSTEPFKTSQTSVDSILKPGRQIPVTRNPEVLRRDRTELSVARSEPALPPVKKRSFFSRLFRRKEKSPAPSVKSEGRKEKKSKPVGRSVSSVSGLRPSKFKSSVSHTSLKDNASGAGLSYADSITHISLHGDGEDDRSQASLRRPASLAPLPPTDGGTILVAESVLALDASAFKKLQDDLDLTDAEHYALYMAVAPHATVSEFDETSCYYSPVDGSKFQN